tagagaaatgttatgtttttatccaaaataatttaaactattttttcttaACGTTAAAGAACACTTACCCTCATTCTTGAAGAATCTTTCCTAATAGGGATTCCCTTGTTGTCAAACCACGTGACGTGGGGTTTAGGGTGTCCCTTAACCCGGCAAGGCAGCACTATGTTGTTGCCCATCGTGTCCACATACATCTCGTAAGTGACCACTATGCGCGGCTCTAGAGGTAGAAGTTTGGTGCGCTCCGACGGTATACTGCTGCCCTCTGTTGGTGAGTAGAGAGAAGTTGTTTAAAGTTTGAAGAGAAAATTGTTTAACTTTTGTTACgttattcaaacaaaattatttattaattttttttattacagaaatttCATTCAgctttatgtataataaattgtagaGACAAACAGATATGTGTTTAATATATCAAATGTCTTTaatagcttttaaaataaagctacagatgaagaaaaaaatatagtttggCGTTTAAAACTCATTTAAATTTATGACGTAAGCGAGAGACTGGATAATATAAATCTTAAAAGTTCACTTTGCATTGCAACAGCGataaaaatattcgaaaattaAGCGACAATGACGTTCAAAACACATCCTTACCTTTTTCATAAACAACGGTGGTAGCTCTAGCAGTTTTGGTGCCCGAAGTGACGAGGCACGTGTAAATGTCATGACCCGACGTCCTCGTTACCAACAGGGTCGAAATGACCCGCGCAAGAGAACTCGGATTACTGTCTATTAGTTCATTTGATTCTACGTCATActgcaaagaaaatatttcaatgttacTAGTGCTGCCATCTAGTAGGGAGTAGGAGAGTTATTgtgttacaattttaattacaccaagtaaaattgtttttttattttatttaagcttAACGTAGACGTTTGAAAGTCTAACTTATtcgtttcaaaattaataataataatatttatttatttctctcaATACCCCTTAACAATGTACAATAATTATGAAGAAAGAATAAAATTCTATGGttattctaattttatattacaaacaaaagtaggtatattaatatagatattaattttgattaatttattctatttaattattaatacatgAAAATAATTCTTTACGTCTCTTACCTCATAAACCGGAGCGTCGTTTTTAAACCAGTGTATAGAGGGCGCTGGCACGCCGACCGCGTCACACGTTAGTTCCAACATTTCGCCGCGAGAGTGCGTGTACATCGCTTCGGGGCGCTGCGTTATCGTGAGAAAGCGGCGGGCACTGGATTGTAAGCTGTTTTGAGCTactggaaaataataaaaaatatttaaatactatgtttttaaaagtaatttaaaaaaatggcggttcgtatatttttgtttggtagTTCGTCTATTCTTTAAGAGATGTCGCTAGTTACACTTTATATATTAAAAGCTCGTAAGAAGCTGTATGTCGCAGACATGATGTTACAGAATTAATATaggtaaaaactttttttactataatattataatattaatttggttAAGAATGGTTTCAGTGTATGACAATAGGTTCGTttctatttacatacatacatggaACGCACGATTATGGgctttataacataactgaaaagtcagtaatatttttttatgttgcttTTATATTTGCTCCCCTGTATGAACTTTTCGAAGAGTTGCGTAATGATATGCTAAGTTCGAAATAATCGACAAATTACATTACGTTATGTTATATTACATTACGTTATATTACATTCCATTACGTTAAAAACTCACCATTATGTTCAATATGATTATCTAAGTCTGAGAGTAGCCTCATGTGTTTGTTGACGTTGGCGCAGCGGCTCAGGCCGAGCAGGGACGCGGTGAACAGCAGCACCAGATGCATTGCTCAATAAATTACTAAACGTACGTAGATATAATACTGTAGAGATTCTTGGTGGCGACTTATCTGGAACaataagaaaattattgttacaaaaacgttacaaaaatgtttgactgcacggttggcgcggtggctggggaactggctgccgtgcaacgtgtcgcgggttcgattcccgcacggaacaactctttgtgtgatccacagattgttgttccgggtctgggcgtgatgtgtatgtgaacttgtatgtttgtaaacgcacccacgacacaggagaaaatcctaatgtggggcaatgttaaaaaaaaaaacaacaaaacaaaaaagaagaaaaaaatagaaaaaaaggaCAGGAGATTAACGGTGTGTTGATTAACTTTGGTGGTATAAATTAGTAACCtatggataaataaataaaagatgtgATTGATGttcttatttcttttctatGTTATGTATAGGTATCAGAACTAGCATTGATTCtctaatagagatgatgacggggtgtgaAAATAGTATTTTCTATTTCGCGCCGGGTTttgcaaaatattattaggatcattggcaaacgagcaaacgggtcacctgatgcTAAACGATcatcaccgcccatggacacccgcaacatcagaggagccACAGGTGCAATGCCGGCCTTTCAataaggaatacgctcttttcttgcatccgtaaaatgtattaaatggaCTTGTTATCTGGCAAAATATTGACTCTGCACTCTAACTCGACAGGCActgtatttattaaactttccaaagaaaaagttaaaaatttaaatcaattattacCAAAGTTATTAtaggcttaatcacgtaactgtttcacGAGAAACTCGACGAGGAACACgatgcggaatgctgctcatgaatatgagcctctagcatggcttgaaactagtcgagttcctcgtcaaacagttacgtgagtaagccgataacataatttcaTCAGCATGCAAAAAAGGTGCACTCCTTAAATTCGGAGAACAACTACAACAACTTTAAAAAGGCATTGTCACATTTCAAGCTTACAGATTCAAATCTTATCTCATTCAACATTTCACAGaatgtatacaatatacatgcgCAAGAGTTTTTTTCCAAATTACTGACAAACGTCAGATATTTTGGAGGCGTGGCACTGTTGTAAAAAAGGGTCTTCCTAAAGCAGGGGTTCtcaacctttttttttagttgagaACCGCTTTTTtaacctattacatgggacttacaacataaattgtgaaaagtgggtgtacacagtggcattacgtgccataatgtgtatctctgcctaccccttcggggattaaaggcgtgacgatatgtatgtatgtatgtaccgctattttaaacggttttattaagCTTGTtccatttatttgttattttgttaaggTTAAGTTAAGTAATTGCAAGCTCATACAAATAGTGATTTTCGGATTATAGGAATCGGTTGCTTCTCTTAGTTATCTCCTTTGACATAAGTTTAATTCGAGTTTTAACCGTGAATATTGGACtaagattaactaaaaatcatggtttactcacgtacattaatagagaaaagctttactagtttcgagtaacagagggactcttcatcatgagcagcgtgcgcagacgcggcgacgttacGCAGCCTACTGGTAGACATTAGGTTAGGCTGATAGTGATTACTAGTAGtagtcgaaactagtagagtttttctccataaatgtacgtaagtaaaccgtgattcttagttaatttagtatgtctcacgatagttattataaaaattgtacaaCGATGTTGCTTTATGACAATTTTTTCATTTTGCAGaccattttttttgttttgcggCCTGTGGGTGGTTTGCGGACCAGCCGGTTGGCAACCACTGCCCTAAAGGCAGAATGATTCATACTGCAAACACGTTAAAAGGTAATAAAGGATCCCTTTTTAAAGGAATTTTTATGTTCTTCCGCTTAGCGACAGTCCCGAGACATGTGAATTAGGGTAGGTGTCGCCTTGGTGGCCATCagattatttaaagtttttttggttatcgactaattttatttacgtttgttGACTGTTGTgaatgaaacaacgcttgcgttgtgagtgaggtttccggaggcccatttacttcctaatcttcctaatcATCTCCGATTcgtcaacaacccttaaattcctaacattcctggtataagccggtaaacgagcagacggattatctgatattaagcaatcgctaccgcccatggatgcctgaaacatcagaggcgttataagtgcgttgccggccttttgggggttaggaatttaaaggttgttggggaattggaatTGGGAAAATTTATACTTTAAGATAGTATACTTTAATAAAGATAACAATAACCTAAAATAAGTATATCTAGACTAAATTTTTTTCACTATAAGTATTAAtgaatttttataatgaaaaaccCAAGATAAACTTTTAACCTAGGTAAAACATTAACTGAactgtgattaaaaaaaaaacaattattttccctataattttattataactttcgtgagacatactaaattaattattatgttaccagcttactcacgtaactgtttgacaaggaactcgactagtttcaagccatgctagaggctcatattcatgagtagcattccgcgacacgatGCAAAgccgataacttaataattaattctttttccttttaaaattcaaattagttatttttttttacatttaatgggtcgacgtttggccgctatctcgtctgatggtaagtgatgatgcggcctacgatggagcacgtctgcccataagcaacctattcactcgggccttgaagatacccaggttatacccatcaggaaacacagactccggcaaggagttccactccctagcagttcgcacaaggaagcttgaagcgaagcgacTAATATGTGTTCTGACGTACATTTGACTGTCTATTGTTTGGTTAACAGATTATAAATTATCTTTGTACCTGATTAAGTTTATCAATGAATTTGAACACGTCACTGGGAGTTCCCTTACCGAGTGTTATACGTCATAATactatagttttaattatagaTTAATTAGGTAACTGTGTGGTAATGAGAGACCGATGTCTGGCTGTGGATTGTAATGAGCTGGTGTGGATCGTAATGTTATAATTGACGTTTTGTCTGCGAGTTTTGTGTCTGGTAGAAAAATCGCGGTTTTTTTGGTATCTCAGTAGAAATTTTGGGAAGTTCTCTctacttacattatttatacGTTAAATATTTGGACATTATTTCCACGTCTCGTctgctattccataaaaaaatattaatagcatTTTGCTATTATGCACAGATTTTAATTCCATTGCACTTTTTCATGtaacccgcaacaccagaggagtcacacaTGCATTGTcggctttttaaaaagaaatatgctctttttttgaaggtttgaaggtcgtcgTTAaaaaataccgccgacgacggcagctcattccacagttttgctgtgcgatgCAGAAAGTTTGGTGAGAAATGCACAGTTGTgacctgccaaccatctatatgatggggatgaaatgctgtcgtgttttatttatttatttcattacatatatacatacatacattacctcacgcctgtctcccatggggtaggcagagacaatggaacgccaattgccactgttcttacacacttctttctttctttcattacatattatgttatatactcAGTTAAAAAAGTTACCAACAAGAGGTGGTACATTACAGTAGCATTTACCTTACTACTAGTATCGTAATCTACACGTGGCACTACAGGAAACGACTTGATAGTAAAAGATAAGCTGGTTTGAACTGGTCAACACTTTTTACGATTTGATTGTAACAAGTAGGTATTATAGGGGAATTCTGTGATCTTTAagattaaaaatcaatttaagaTTTATAAGGCTTGGcgataaatgatttttttttctatctaatTTTAGCGGGTTTTTAACACGTCGTGTGCCAAAACGTGGATCCACATGAGACAcaacgtatttttaattgtgtCTGGTATACTGGCAGTCAAGCAGTTGATAGGTTACGTTAGCCCCATCGTATACTAAACTTATTTAtcgaaaaacattttaaatcaactaaatattgaatacaaatattaaatatttattactgatGTAATATCATTACAATAGATCGCCCAGCATTCCTTCCTTCCTAAATATTTCTACGTTTCTCCGCTCTGGTAGACGGCAGCCTAATACTATAGCTTAAAAGAGCTTTATTTTGAAGCTAAACTGTTTTCAGCCTTATATTGTATGTccttacctacttataaaagtTTACTAGAGCTTTTAATGAATTCTTTATTGTTAAACGGTTGGATACCAACCctttgaaaataacaataaaatttaaagtatttatgttcGTTTAAACACTTCAATCTCTGGAATTGCTTATCCgattggaattaaattttggcacgagtctttgttaatattattacacgggggaaaatcatccaatgacttctcttgccttgggcgagacgagaaggAGCGTcagtgactcttactgactagaaaccaccccgttcctactcctgcttttcgagccggagccccggtaaacccgctaggtaatccgcaactCCGAAGCGACTTTATTTAAGAGGAGTACTTACTACAGGTAAAATCGTTCAGTTACTACTTACATAGACACCTATATTAAAGAATTCTACTCAAGTCACGTAAAATCGATAAAAAACTATGTGATTAGAATTagaattattgtaattgtatattatataactgTGATGATATCAATATGTGATTCATTATGTACAAACAGTTACATATCAAGCTATgaacaaccagtataaactgacctgtCTATATGCGGTAAtgttatacaaagcgagaccatgataaaattgttttgtatagcttgatgagTAACTGTTACAATTGTGTGTCATTTAATCGTGACATTGATGTTTTGAAGGCTTTTTGTATATGTGAGGAACTAAAGATTGAACTGTGTGGCGTGCTATCAGAGAAACTTAAGTCCAGCAGTGAAtggaccggagctgcggactacctagcgggtttaccgtggctccggctcgaaaagcaggagtaggaacggggtggtttttagtcagtaagagtctgacattctctctcgccACGCTGGCGGGAGAAGCcgagagaagatattggatgattttcgcacatcaaaaataaaataaaaacagtggaCGGAGACGGACTGGTAATAAGGATATTGGTACTTAGTTGGATGCAAAgaattttaaagcatttttaaatctattagtctttattttttctatatgtaACCTCCTTCTGCCAGCAACTTCGCCCGTGTACTCGTGGCATAATATTAAtaccaatttcatcaaaatccgttcagtagtttcagcgtgattaacggagAATATCCAAAGATCCAAACAAACCagctttcacatttttaatactagtgtgatattttattataaaagtggcAGTATGATTTTTTCAACATGTTTTTCAGTAAAGTATTTACGGTGGTAAAGTAACTGCTGTAAATATTTTCATGACTGAAGAGTCAGTCATGAAAAGATTATGAATCAG
The Spodoptera frugiperda isolate SF20-4 chromosome 17, AGI-APGP_CSIRO_Sfru_2.0, whole genome shotgun sequence DNA segment above includes these coding regions:
- the LOC118276861 gene encoding neural/ectodermal development factor IMP-L2 isoform X1; the protein is MHLVLLFTASLLGLSRCANVNKHMRLLSDLDNHIEHNVAQNSLQSSARRFLTITQRPEAMYTHSRGEMLELTCDAVGVPAPSIHWFKNDAPVYEYDVESNELIDSNPSSLARVISTLLVTRTSGHDIYTCLVTSGTKTARATTVVYEKEGSSIPSERTKLLPLEPRIVVTYEMYVDTMGNNIVLPCRVKGHPKPHVTWFDNKGIPIRKDSSRMRVLRSGELVISSLRWSDMGEFTCQATNVFGSQLAKTFVYPAKAG
- the LOC118276861 gene encoding neural/ectodermal development factor IMP-L2 isoform X2, with the translated sequence MHLVLLFTASLLGLSRCANVNKHMRLLSDLDNHIEHNAQNSLQSSARRFLTITQRPEAMYTHSRGEMLELTCDAVGVPAPSIHWFKNDAPVYEYDVESNELIDSNPSSLARVISTLLVTRTSGHDIYTCLVTSGTKTARATTVVYEKEGSSIPSERTKLLPLEPRIVVTYEMYVDTMGNNIVLPCRVKGHPKPHVTWFDNKGIPIRKDSSRMRVLRSGELVISSLRWSDMGEFTCQATNVFGSQLAKTFVYPAKAG